A section of the Telopea speciosissima isolate NSW1024214 ecotype Mountain lineage chromosome 3, Tspe_v1, whole genome shotgun sequence genome encodes:
- the LOC122656573 gene encoding probable folate-biopterin transporter 6 has product MDSSETKPLTKDTSSEKFYHHHHFSDPLPDQNHPEAATTRFLNIIHEPFQWLNMLCKELNTTFVIGVVLVYGVSQGFSGAFFRVVSDYYWKDVQRVQPSAVQLFIGLYYIPWLMKPIWGLLTDVFPIRGYQRRPYFIIAGILGFASALTVAVSAKLSVLMALLCLIGVSAGVSIADVMIDACIARNSKEIPGLAPDMQSLCMFCSSVGALIGYSTSGLSVHHLGAQESLGILAMPAVLLVALGFFIYESRNKIPCEQKKATEKVGGAMIDMYKAIKCPKVWKPTLYMYLSLAVSISTSEGQFYWFTQAKAGPHFSQEFVGVIYAIGAMASIVGVLIYHKLLKDFPFRNLLFFAQLLYGTSGMLDLIFVLRWNLKLGIPDYFFVITEECVSRIISRIRWMPMMVLSTRLCPVGIEGTFFALLMCIDSFGGLTNKWGGGLVLHVLHVTRTDFTNLWLALLIRNLLRIATLGLIFLIPKDDQSEILIPSNMLTNKPTATTEEEEGLQLVSMDEKLEA; this is encoded by the exons ATGGATTCCTCAGAAACCAAACCACTCACCAAAGATACATCATCAGAGAAGttctatcatcatcatcatttctCTGATCCTCTGCCTGATCAAAACCATCCAGAAGCTGCAACTACCAGATTCCTCAACATTATCCATGAACCCTTTCAATGGCTCAATATGTTATGCAAAGAACTCAACACAACTTTTGTGATTGGAGTTGTCTTAGTCTATGGTGTAAGCCAAGGTTTCTCAGGTGCATTCTTCAGGGTTGTCTCAGATTACTATTGGAAAGATGTTCAAAGGGTACAACCCTCAGCAGTTCAACTCTTTATTGGACTTTATTACATTCCATGGTTGATGAAACCCATTTGGGGATTACTCACAGATGTCTTCCCTATCAGAGGTTACCAACGCCGACCTTACTTCATCATTGCTGGTATTCTTGGGTTTGCTTCAGCACTTACTGTTGCTGTTTCTGCTAAATTATCTGTTCTCATGGCATTGCTATGCCTCATTGGGGTTTCTGCCGGAGTATCAATCGCCGATGTGATGATTGATGCTTGTATTGCAAGGAATAGTAAAGAGATTCCGGGATTAGCGCCGGATATGCAGAGTCTCTGTATGTTCTGCTCATCTGTTGGTGCCTTGATTGGGTATTCCACAAGTGGCTTGTCTGTTCATCACTTGGGGGCTCAG GAATCATTGGGAATTCTAGCAATGCCTGCTGTACTACTGGTGGCACTGGGTTTCTTCATTTATGAATCCAGAAATAAAATCCCTTGTGAGCAGAAGAAG GCGACAGAGAAAGTAGGGGGAGCGATGATTGACATGTACAAAGCCATTAAGTGCCCTAAAGTGTGGAAACCTACTCTTTATATGTATCTGTCTTTGGCCGTCAGTATCAGCACTTCTGAAGGACAGTTCTATTGGTTTACCCAAGCAAAAGCTGGCCCTCATTTCTCTCag GAGTTTGTTGGAGTGATATATGCAATTGGTGCAATGGCCTCCATTGTAGGGGTCTTAATCTACCACAAGCTTTTGAAAGACTTTCCCTTCAGAAACCTGCTCTTCTTTGCCCAACTTCTCTATGGCACCTCCGGCATGCTCGACCTCATCTTCGTCCTCCGGTGGAATCTAAAACTTGGGATCCCTGACTATTTCTTTGTAATCACAGAGGAATGTGTATCTAGAATCATATCAAGGATAAGGTGGATGCCAATGATGGTGCTTAGCACAAGGCTTTGCCCTGTAGGGATCGAAGGGACATTCTTCGCCCTCTTGATGTGCATCGACAGTTTTGGCGGCCTCACAAACAAGTGGGGTGGTGGCCTGGTTCTTCATGTGTTGCACGTAACAAGGACAGATTTCACTAACCTGTGGCTTGCACTTCTCATTAGGAACTTACTGAGAATTGCAACattgggtttgatatttctcATCCCTAAAGACGATCAATCAGAAATTTTGATTCCATCAAACATGTTGACAAACAAACCAACCGCAACtacagaagaagaggaaggcttgCAACTTGTGTCCATGGATGAAAAACTTGAAGCTTAG